ACTGGGTGGTAACTTATGATTTGTGACATTTGAATTGAAATGTGGTAACTGAAAATTTATCAGAATCGATACATTCGCGGCATTAAACCCATACTCCCAAATCTATACATTCACATATGTTGTATGATATGCATGTTCAAACTTCTGTGTGGTTCACTCCAGCTTATACTCATTTCAAAGGGTACTTATACTCTTAGAGCTATAAACAGAGATGTCTGGTAGTGaatcaataaaatttgtttgtcTAATAATCCAACCGGAAAATAATATTTACCAGTATACCAAACAATGGTCAAGTTCTAATGGTACCAGACACGGTTGCTGCTAAACTGCAGTAGCTTATTCCATGGTTAAGAACAAGTAATTACAGGTTGAAGTGACACTATTCCTCGCCACACTCTGAAACAAATGCACAAGTAGGCAATACAAGTTTGCAAGTATATTTAGGGCACAACAGGGTTCAGTTCTTTACCGTGGTGACATGCCCTAGaagcatctaaatgacttcaggGGAGATGCTTGCAGCCTGTTGGTTGGGTTGTTCAATTTTCACCATTGTctcttactcaagatgcttgacGTTTGCACATGAGTCACCGCTAGTCtttgggaaaaaaatataaatattacatTATGCCAAAGGCAATGCCATAAACAAGATGCTAATTTTGCTACAGCTCACAATGGAACAATACGTATTACCCTAACTCCAATGGCTAGGGCAAAAATCACCAGAGAGAAACTCGGGCGGGGGCAGAGACCAGCGTGGGGTGGGGGCGCAAGGGTATTACCCTAGTAGCAGTGATGGGCAATTACTCCTAACTTCACAAAGATATATGAAAATAAAGTTTGTGGAGTATCCCTTCAGCTGATCCATGAAAATGAACTATGAGAATGACTACTCCATAGAGTTGGCTGATCTACAAATTGGTAGAGTTGGGGTTTGAAGCTAGAGCCCTCCCAAAAAGATCTTTAAGAGTATTTAGGtgaactattttatttttattttaaactaaaaataaagacttacaTCATAATATTTTAACATACAATCTCAAAATTTGATATGAAGTTAAAAATAAGCTCTACCAAACACCAGCTAACAATGATTGGATTTGGACATGCAAAAATAGGTGGAGCAGTAGTGTCCCACCCACCGTGTCAACTCTACTCTCGGTGCAACCACGTTAACGGTAGAGTTATCAGTTGTTAAAGCTAGGTAGGCCAagcctctctattttttttttctgaagatctgtttattttaacttaaaattataaaaaacatcttttaaattttagattttaaaaagttgAACTATAAAAGCTGACGGAGTAATATCCTTGGTGGGTAATTATTTTAGACCTGTGTGGACACTTTTATTTTTACTATAATCACGATCTATAAAAAGTTGATGAGAGATAGCTTCTAGATTGTGATTGAATTATAGTTTGATTTTGAAAAACAGATTATACACTCtacttatttattttaatttcagtttttaaaaatagcttttcaaatcataaactaaaacaaacatgtcATTATCGCAGCAGCAGTCACTTGCCACTTGCAAGAACTGCATCCATCAATCTGACCCCTGGCCATGTCGACGCgagctgccgccgctgccgccggtgaGAAGCCAGCCGCGCACGTGGTGTTCTTCCCGTTCCCGGCGCAGAGCCACGTCGCGGCCGCGCCGCACCTGGCCAAGCTCCTCCAAGTCCAGGGCAGCGTCCGCGTCACCTTCGTCCACTCCGATCGCaatcgccgccgcctcgtccGCTCACGGGGCCCAGACGCGCTCGCGGGCACCCCTAGCTTCCGCTTTGCCGCCGTCCCCGATGGCTTGCCGCTGCTGCCTTCTGACGAGGACGACAACAACCATTCTCCGCAGCACATAGCCGCCCTGATCTCCTCCATCGAGGTCTTCGTTCCGCACCTCAAGAATCTCCTCGACGATACCACCATCGCCGGTGCACCGATGACTTGTGCCGTCTCCGATATCGAGTGTGTCCTGCTTTCCGCCAGGGAGGTGGGCCTCCCGGCCGTGGCCTTCTGGAAAACGAGCGCCTGCGCGCTCATGGCGTGCCTTCAGTGCCAGCAACTTGTCGACAAAGGCTTAGTTCCACTGAAAAGCAAGTGTTCCTTTTGAACAAGAATAGCTAGCAGTAGGGGAGAAAGAAAACTATCATTGATTCTCTTGCTTGtgttagggcttgtttggtagagttatctctgatttaaattctctgtggagagtgattctctggcGGGAGTGAttatgtggctgaaagtgattatctagaataaattatatgaaaaaagtGATTATGTACAagaagtgaatcaggggaatctgcttttttcagctccccagcttctagttcatttcacaGAATCATTCTCATTCCACTCAGGAAGCTAAAAGCTACTATTTGATAGAGGTCCCCTGCTTCCAACCGGAAAACTActctgggagctctgccaaacatgcccttattCAGATGCAGAGCAGCTGAGCAATGGCTACTTTGAGGGCACGGTCATCGACTGGGTGCCCGGGATGCTGGAGGACATGCGCTGCGTGACTTCGTAAGCTTCATCCACACGACGGACCCCGACGACGCCATGCTCCACACCGTCCATCGACTCATGCAGAGTCTCCAGACCGCCCCGTCCACCGTCGTCCTCAACACGTTCGACGAGCTGGAGGGTGACGTCGTCGCCGCCATGTCGTCCGTCCTTCCGCCCATCTACACCGTCAGGCTGCTCTCGCTGCTTGCAGAACACGTCGTCGTTGGCAGCCCGCTCGACACGATGCACGCCAACCTCTCCACGGAGGACGACAACTGTTTGGAATGGCTCGGAAGCAAGCGGCCTCGCTCTGTGGTGTACGCCAACTTCGGCAGCATAACCATCTTGACGAGCCAGCAACTGGTGGAATTCACGTGGGGGTTGGCCAACAGTGGCTACGAGTTCTTGATGGTGGTCAGAGACAACCAAGACAAGGGCACCGGTGACCCGATCGCCAAGTTGCCACCGGAGCTCGTCGAGGAGACGAAAGAGCAAGGCTACATCACAAGCTGGTGCCCCCAGAGGGAGGTTCTCTGGCATGAGGCAGTGGGTGCGTTCCTGACACATTGTGTGTGGAACTCGATGCTCGAGAGCATCTCTTCCAGAGTACCCATGTTGTGTTGGCCTGTCGGCGCTGATCAGCCCGACGAACTGCCGGTTCTCCTGCATGGAGTTGCGCGTTGGCATGGAGATCGGCAGTGACGTTAAGACTCAAGAGAGGGGAGGTGGAGATGCTTGTGAGGGAGGTAATGGGaggggagaaagggagagagatgaGGCAGCGAGCTGCCGAATGTTAGGAGAGGGCCGTAACTGCGGTCTCACTGTCAGGTGGGCCCTCTTGGATCAACCTAGAGAGGTTGGTCAACGAGGTGTTCCAGGCTCATCATAAGGATAACCTCGATTAAGTAAGTAATTCGTATGTGATCACAAGTAAGTACTTGTTGTCCTAGTTAAAATGTCTTGTGATCTGCAATACGTATTGTATTCTACCAAATGCCGATGAGGGCCCCTAGTGCTACTTCCAGGGACAGAGCTAGGGAGGGGCTAGCAGGAGCCCTGGCCCCCTTATGGCTAATGATTTTCTCTATataacacaattttttttaatgtataaTAATAAAATTCCTCTATTTGGCACCTCTAATACTCAATTCATCCTAATTGGATCCCCTTTGATTTTCTTTCTAGCTCCGTCCCTACTACTTTATTATCTAGTAGTTTGTTCTTGACTACCTCTATGGGCCTCTAAATTAAATAACCTACAACTGTTGTCATATTTGTATGTCTGTTTGTTGATAATCATCATCAGATGAACAAATCAATCATTTTCCGTATATTTATTTTAACAACAATCAATAATTCCTCATGTTGAACCACGTCATCGAAAATTACGATTGAGTTAGTCGCCACCACGTCATTTCACATTTGTTTTTAGCTAGCCGTTAATGCTACCATCATTTACCACGGCTCAGCAAGCCTACATCACTCTTTAAATCTCGCGAAAGAACTCCTGTCACCAACGACTTGGCCCATGGAGACATCAAGTGTCTCGCATCTCATTAACTTAAGAATTTTGACGGactcactactacataaactcCAATCGATAACCagctatcagtgccgatttggCTAGCATCGACAATGataaattatcactgtcggttcataaccaTAAACGGTCAATACAATTAATGAGGTCATAGGAACCGATAGTGGTAATGAGTGTATCACTGTTGGTTACATCAACTAATCGACAGTGATGTATCGATGTCGTTTTGTGAATCGACCGTCAGTGATATACcatttatcactgtcggttgattCCATGAATCGATAGTGACACGGGATATGCTTTTAGAGAGGACGTGTTGGCCAAGCTTGGAAGTGCAAAATAAGATACCATGCTTTGAAGCGCTTATACATACACAAACTAATATCTGGATTACCAAAGAAGTTCTGgattacataaaaaaaacatcCAAATTGAAAGACTAAGCCTATGCTAGCTATTCCTACACCTATACTAGCTTTCGCTTCTTCGACGGCAAGCCATCATCGTTGACTCCTTCTTGAAGTTGTCCTAGTCAATGCTATTGTCGTCATCGTCATCACTGGCgacagcctcctcctcctcctcttcatcatcagaggcCTCTACATCGGTCTCCTCGTCATTGTCATTGGAGGCCTCAGCGTTggccgcttcctcctcctcctcgaaggATGCGTCGATGAGGGCCAGTGTAGGAGTCCTTCGAGGTCGTCGGCGCATGACGATTGTTTGGCGGAGGGCCCTCTCCCAAGAAGTTCTCTCAGTTATGATCGTACGGGGAGGAGGACCGATCAtcgacggaggaggaggagaaggaatgGTCATCAGAGGAGACCGTCATTACTTGCTCCTCCTTCGATGAGTACGGGAGTGGGGACAGAGGAGAGGCTAGAGGTGGCGATGGTAGAGGAGGAGCGACAAGTGGCAGTGGTGGAGGAGGTTCGGCCATGACAACATCAATGGTACAACTCAGCTAGCTAGGAACTTTGCACGATGCATTGGAGGAGGAGCGATGGTGTGGATGGAATGAGGAGGCCGGAGAGAACCGGTAGTTGTAATGGACGTTTGAGGAAGACAAAAGGGTGCTGCATAGTTTTAATAGCGTTGAAGATGAAGGGACATGTGGGAGTTATAAAGAGGGCAATTAAGCTATCACCGTCGATTATAGTTACCAACCGGTAGTAACTACAACTGACAGTCATAAAGGGCGCGAATCAACGTGTTGatctatcactaccagttgggACCTACAACTAGCAGTGATATCTTAACACAGGGTGTGCGAATCGACACATTGATCTATCACTATTGGTTGGTAACTTCAACCGCCACAACTATGACCTCTATATAATCCTCCTACTTCTGTCATTTTCTCTATGCCACAAATGAGAATTCACTTTGACACTAGTAAGAGCAAAGTTCTTTATTCTTCTGTACTCTTCTGACTTAGATATTTATTCTTCCTTACTTTGATGGTAAGAGATTTGTGAAAAATATGGTTTTCTTTTCATCATCATCCAATGTTTCGTTCTTCCTTACTTagatctttcttcttcttatcttatttttttaagatctaatttttttgtcATTGTGTAAAAAATGGCTCATTTTAATCCTCAGAGGGTTAGAGTCAGCTCGCTTGTCGTTTATTACCTATGTCTCGTTCTAGACCCCTAGTAATATTTGCTTCTAGCTTGGGATGCTAGATCTATCTAACCTAGAAGCCAGTAGATGATCATTGCTGCTGTTCTCCAGTACACTCTGACACCAAGGCCACATATAGACTCCCTTGCCAGCTCCAGTCAGGCCGGTGGTTTAGGACAAGTCGAACGCACCCATGCAGCTATGCTGTCCCGATAAGTTAGTCCAATGAATGAATTCTTCCAAAAAAATTCCTCCTGTATTTTTTGGATGAAAACATTGCCCGTAATGAGGAATAAAGTCCCTATCTTCCTCTCCAAAAAAGAAACTGATCTGAGAAAAATCTGGGGTCACGCATGAACGACCATTGATTAGACATAGCCATTGTTACGAGCCCAACCCAATGGCGTGTCACCTCGGCTTGGGTACACCTATAGAGAACGAAATTAGGAGTTTTCATCACGTTCCAAATTATATTCAAGCTCCTAGCTAAGAGTACATGCTGTTAAATGGACAACACAATGATAAAGGTCCTCGGAAGTTAGAAATCGCTCCTTTATTGATTTCACCCTTTAGCATAAAATCAAGTCAGTttcaactagtacaagaaataAGCATGTATCAAAATTTTCCCTTGGTCAATTTCCAAAAGCAAACTTACCTAGCTAGATTCACCATCCTTGTTACAAAAGGTGAAAAAACTCCATGGCTCATGCTTACACCATACCATCCAATTCCCAGTCATCTCCAAACAGTATATATAAGGACGTATGTATTACCAATCCAGCAACTTCTTCTGTTAATCCATCCAAGATGCATCGCTCCACTCAATGATGAAGTGGTAAGTGAAAAAAATGTTGCAAATTATCACACTTCTTAGCGGAACGACCTCGACGAGCTGCCGGCCCCGAATGGGTCGCCGGGATACCGGTCGAACATCTGCGGCgcgtcgccggcgccggggcCCTGGAGCAGCGCGTCCGGCGCCTCGTCGGACACGCGCCACACCTTGATCGACTTGTCGAGGCTGCCGCTGTACGCGATCCACCGCGGCGCCGACCCGCCCGCGCCGCTGGCCTCGCCGCCTTCGGCGTTGTCCTCGACGACGGCGATGCACCTGATGGGCTCGGTGTGGCCCGTGAGCACTGAGAGGCAGGAGTGCATGCCGCCGTCCCGCCGCCACACGAAGATGGTGTTGTCGGCGGAGCCACTGAGCAGGAGGGCGCCGGCCGCGGCGAGGCAGAACACGGCCTTCTTGTGCCCGCGCAGCACGCCGCCGTGGACGAGGTGGCGGTCGCCCTCCCAGAAGTTGACGAGCCCGTCGGAGGAGCCGCAGTAGAGCACCGGCGCGATGGCGCTCACGGCGAGCGCGTTCACCGCGTGCTCCTGCTTCAGCAACGTCTGCACGGGCACGTGCTTGGTCCCCTTCCCCTGCAGCTCCCGCCGCCACACCTTCACGGTGCCGTCCGCCGAGCCGGTGAACACCAGCCCGTCGAACGCCGCCACGATGGCGTTCACGTTGTCGTCGTGGGCCACCACCGACTGGAGGCACTTGGAGTCGGTGATGCGCCACACCTTGAAGGTGCGGTCCCATGACCCCGAGTAGAGCAAGCCCTGCGCCGCGTCCGTCGGGCTCAGGCACGACACGGCGTCGCTGTGCCGGATCCACAGCGCCGTCCGGTTCTTGCGCACCTCGACGTAGTTGGACGGGTTCAGCGAGCCTCGTAGGAAGTCGCGCAGCCGCGGCAGGCTGCCCACGCGCTTGTGCAGGCCGTTCTTGGGCGACACCTTCCACACCCTGATCTTGCCGTCCTGGTGGCCAGTGAAGATGCGCTCGCCGGAGATGACGATAGCCTTCACGAGGCCGCTCGACGACTTGAAGCCGCCGGAGTCCTTCTGCTTGCGCCAGACGCGGATGTTCTTGCTGTCCGAGCCGGTGTACAGCGTGTCGGTCTTGGCGGCGAGCGAGTAGATGTGGCCTTCCTCCCTCACGAGCGAGCCGATGAGGCTCGTGCCTGGCACCATGGTGGGCGCGCCGCCGTGGCCTGCCATGGACGCCTCGCTGTGGTGCGACCAGGGGGACGCCATGGTCTGGTTCCAGGGGGACATGTTGTACGGCGAGCACTCGCCGCTGAAGCTGGTCGGGTAGTCGGAGTAGAACCCGGGGCTCGCGCCGCCCGTCGCGGAAGAGCTGCTGTTCCGGTTCGAAGAGTCATCGTCCGTCCCCGAGAACTGTAGGTTCGGGTCGGACTGCGGCGTCGGCAGCGGGAGGTTCGACGGGTGCGAGCGCGGGACGCCATCGCTATCTCTCATCGGTTTCTTGCCGGAGGCTGTAGCGGCGCGCCGATACGGTGAATTGGAGAAATgtgagaggaggggaggagcgGGGTTGTGTATGCGTGGAGGAGCTGGGCAGTGAGAGGCGAAGAGAAAGTGGCGGGAAGGGAAAAAGTCGTTAGGCCCGTTGCGAGGATGGGGCGGGGAAGAAAGGGTGGGCCCACCGCCCGTGATCTTCTCCCTTTCATCAGTTCAGGAGGCTAACTTGAGAGCTTGTAGCATATCAAGGCTATCTTTAGAAATCCAATTCATGAAGGACTTTTTTGGATCCTGACTTGACATGAACCTTGAAGGTTTCcgtgtgatttgagaaaaattCTAGTGCTGCAATCAAGGCctaggagagaaagaaatgcaGCTTACAAGTGTGCAACACGTCAAGGAAGAAGaaccaaaaaggaaaaggcGGGGGATTGCAGGGATTCAACACATAAACATGTAGTTAGCTAAGTTTCAGTGTGTTGTAATAAAagtataaatattaaatatgataatattaaaCACAAACTCAGTATATGAAGATATAGATACGCTATAGGAGTACCGCCGAACGAATACGTCAGGAGCGataccgtagtttgatttcagatgggaTCCGAAAAGTAGTAGAAAATTATCTATTAATTTtcctcttaatttttttatttatttattttagtaaAATATGTTCTATATCCGTAGTTGGTAACGAGTAGAGAGGATGTAGGATGAGGATAAATGATAAAagtaagtaaattatttaaattttaagaatttttattaCAGGGGAGTAGAGTAGGAAAGATGTGACGTAAAAAAtaactcgtattttatatagtagagattataAACACAATTCATGAGTACACtattattaagaaaaaaattatgttacctctataatccaaaaaaaaaatcttgtagGGATAAATTAAACTACTTTCCGTTCATCGCATCCCTACTACGCTCCGTCTCTCTCACCGCTCCTCGGCCCCTCCTCTTCCTATCGACAACACCAACCCTCTTACGTATGGGTAAAAATGGGTCTAATATTTTCTGCACATCCGTTCGCTGTTTCTGCCTTTTCATTTGTTTGAAGGGAttcaaatagtattttaaaataaaaaatggatATTTGGGATTTTTTTCGGATATCGGAGTCGGATTGTTACATCAGATATCGGATTTGGATGCAAGGAGCTAGGTATCTGTCGGATATCTGAGAATAAAATCTGATAAATCCAACGACTATCTGAGCTTATCTCCTGTAGcttgtaattttttcatacggagtcaaATTGAGACGATatttaaatgaaaattatagctcttgaggAGATCTATAAGTTTGTAGTTggtacttttttatttgaagttgtTAATATGTCCAAATAATTGATAGAAGCTTTAGCTAGTATATTAGGCACTCGTAACTCCTTCTATTTTGCTCTAATATAACTCCTTACATAAAAGTACATAGTTGATTTGCTTGTTGCTGGACCTCTAACCTTGTTGAGTTTTGGACACATAGAATAGTCGAACAATTATAACATATACGATATATATGGTTGttgcttttacttaatattcgaAGAAATATTTGTGGCCAGTATTGTCTTCATCTAACTCGTCACATATTCGATCCGTATTTATAACTGAGACTATATGTATCTGTATCTGTATCCGACACCATCTATATCCGACTATGActtcgataaaaaaaaaatgagatatGATATAGGATCGGCGATATATGTTCGTATCCGATCCGATTATACGGAAACATATCGGATATGAATCGAATAGTCCACTTTTCACATTAGTATCTATATTttaatacgaatacgaatctgAACTTTGAATGCgaatacaaattagattattagAATATGAATCTGCATCCGAATATATACTAGATTCAGTTGTATGCGAATATCCTATAGTTTTAACGGCAAATtgtgaaataataaatttatctgACACGAGCATGATGTCAATTCAACATAAGAAACTTTAGTTTTAGTGGCACACTCTTAAAATCTAACCTAAAGTCCCTCAAATTAGTAATCATTCATAAAATTTGTGAGAAACatctagcagcagctacatattcagcttcaatagtagactgcgcaacgctagactatttgcgaaaagatcaacacacaagggAAGTACCCAGAAAATAATAAGTATCAAGGGTACTCTTCcaatcaattctacaaccagcaaaatccgcatcggAAGAATCTTGAAAAGAAAGCGAAGAGGTAGTAGAAAACTAAAGttcatactcgagagtgtgtttcaggtacctcagaatgtatttcatcacttggcggtgagacgtcctcggtgaaaCTTGGAAACGCGCGTAGATGCAAACGGCAAAGTGGATGTTCGGTCTTATTGCTGTCAGGTACAAGAgcgagccaatcatgctcctaaaCTCCCGCTAGTCCACTATTTCACCATTTTCATTCGGATCAAGCacagtcgaggtagccatcggtatcgccaagggcttcgcgtcgctcatgtcgaacttcttcagcagctcCTTGGTATACTTCGTCTGGTGAATGTACCCTGCTtatattgcttgatttgaattCCAAAAAAGAAGTTAATcttgcccatcatcgacatctcaaactccctgctcatagtttctgcaaacttagccATAAGTCCATAagaagagcaaaaaaaaatgatatcatctatgtaaatctgaacaagtaggaaatctttATCATGCTTGAgagtaaataaaattttatcaactgaccccatgacatacccatgctctaacaaaaaagaactaagcctatcataccatgccctagtgcttgcttaagcccatacaaagcttttttaaaacttgtatactctatgtgaatatttggtgtgtttaaagcctagggtttttttttgacatagacctcttcctatatgaaactatttagaaacgcactcttgacatccatttgatacagcttGAAACCATGGGATGCCGCAAAAGCAAGAATGATCCTAATGcattctagcctagctacctatgcaaatgtctctccaaaatctatcccctctatttgagtgaaattcTGGGCCActagtctagctttgtttctcactataaacccatcctccccctatttgtttttgaaaaccccttttgtgcctatggtgtgaacattgagaggtggctctataaggacccaaacttgatttctctcaaagttttctaactcttcatgtATGGCATTGACCTAATTTGAattagataaagcatgtccaacatcgtggggctcaaaagaagcaacaaatataaaatcagtaaaatgagcatgagaagcggaCTTGAACCTGGTTACCCTCTCATCTAGATCTCCGATTATCATGTGTGGAGGATTTCACCGCTGAAtatgttgaggggcctcacacCATGAGAGAACCTCCCTCTCAAACACAACTAGTGCAGGCTCGAGAGTAGTTGAAGTGGATGTAGAGGCtgtaggaccctctgctggaATAGAAGTAGGAGCCAGCTCTGGAGCAGGTATGATCAAGgcaagtagtggatcatcctcgtcattaccgagagctggaaggtcaatATCTATAAatatgctctcgctcatctcttgatcacttGCATACTCAAAGACAGAACTaacacaaggggttgattcattaAAAGTTACATCACCGGATTTCATGATGGTGTTggtgtcaagattgtaaaccttGTAAGCATGAAtttgaagagaataccccaagaaagtACCATTAGAAGAGcacgactcaaacttgtcaaggttgccacactttaggatgaagcaacgataaccgaaaactctcaaatgtgaaaccttcagTTTCCTCCCAAAACGTAActta
The nucleotide sequence above comes from Phragmites australis chromosome 4, lpPhrAust1.1, whole genome shotgun sequence. Encoded proteins:
- the LOC133914135 gene encoding protein JINGUBANG-like; amino-acid sequence: MRDSDGVPRSHPSNLPLPTPQSDPNLQFSGTDDDSSNRNSSSSATGGASPGFYSDYPTSFSGECSPYNMSPWNQTMASPWSHHSEASMAGHGGAPTMVPGTSLIGSLVREEGHIYSLAAKTDTLYTGSDSKNIRVWRKQKDSGGFKSSSGLVKAIVISGERIFTGHQDGKIRVWKVSPKNGLHKRVGSLPRLRDFLRGSLNPSNYVEVRKNRTALWIRHSDAVSCLSPTDAAQGLLYSGSWDRTFKVWRITDSKCLQSVVAHDDNVNAIVAAFDGLVFTGSADGTVKVWRRELQGKGTKHVPVQTLLKQEHAVNALAVSAIAPVLYCGSSDGLVNFWEGDRHLVHGGVLRGHKKAVFCLAAAGALLLSGSADNTIFVWRRDGGMHSCLSVLTGHTEPIRCIAVVEDNAEGGEASGAGGSAPRWIAYSGSLDKSIKVWRVSDEAPDALLQGPGAGDAPQMFDRYPGDPFGAGSSSRSFR